In a genomic window of Bradyrhizobium sp. LLZ17:
- a CDS encoding ATP-binding cassette domain-containing protein, translating to MSTISDVDRAQEGPGEPVLRLRGISKNFGAVSALADVDLDVHAGEVVALVGDNGAGKSTLVKILAGVHQPTSGTIAFDGEHVVLPDPATALRLGIATVFQDLALCENLDVVANIFLGRELNPIRLDEVSMEIRAWTLLNELSARIPSVREPVASLSGGQRQTVAIARSLLTEPKLILLDEPTAALGVAQTAEVLDLIERVRARGLGVIVISHNMEDVRAVADRIVVLRLGRNNGEFGPDVSNQDLVTAITGADENSVSRRASRRRAQQPREVRP from the coding sequence ATGTCCACGATCTCGGATGTCGATCGCGCGCAGGAGGGGCCAGGCGAACCCGTCCTGAGGCTTCGCGGCATTTCCAAGAATTTCGGCGCCGTGTCCGCGCTTGCCGACGTCGATCTCGACGTGCATGCCGGAGAGGTCGTGGCGCTTGTCGGTGACAACGGCGCCGGAAAGTCGACGCTGGTGAAGATTCTGGCCGGCGTGCACCAGCCCACCTCGGGGACAATCGCCTTCGATGGCGAACATGTCGTCCTGCCCGATCCGGCCACGGCGCTTCGCCTCGGCATCGCCACCGTTTTCCAGGATTTGGCACTCTGCGAGAACCTCGATGTGGTCGCCAATATCTTCCTCGGCCGCGAGCTCAATCCAATCAGGCTCGACGAGGTGTCCATGGAGATCCGGGCCTGGACATTGCTCAACGAACTGTCGGCCCGCATTCCGAGCGTGCGCGAACCCGTTGCGTCGCTGTCGGGCGGGCAGCGCCAGACCGTGGCGATCGCGCGTTCGCTGCTGACCGAGCCGAAGCTTATCTTGCTCGATGAGCCTACCGCAGCGCTCGGCGTCGCGCAGACCGCAGAGGTGCTCGACCTGATCGAGCGCGTGCGCGCCCGCGGCTTGGGCGTCATCGTGATCAGTCACAACATGGAGGATGTGCGCGCCGTCGCCGACCGGATCGTGGTGCTGCGCCTCGGCCGCAACAACGGCGAATTCGGACCCGACGTTTCCAACCAGGATCTCGTCACGGCCATCACGGGTGCCGACGAGAATTCGGTCTCCCGGCGCGCCAGCCGACGCCGCGCGCAGCAACCGCGGGAGGTGCGACCATGA
- a CDS encoding sugar ABC transporter permease, which produces MTDNTQRVSTARLLDRRDERVAHADTIGGTIGAFVDRVRSGDLGSLPVVVGLLIICTAFQSLNPVFLAPDNLVNLLFDCSTVGVISLGIVCILMVGEIDLSVGSVSGFSSALVGVLWVNQDWPLALAIVTALGLGAAIGGLYAFLFNRLGMPSFVSTLAGLLAWLGLQLYLLGSSGSINLPYGSPLVNFGQMLVMPPVVSYALAALAGAVVFATGYRMAARRRAAGLSASSLGRLLLKGALVVIVLEFIVYYLNLARGVPWMFGLFVGLCVVMNYALKRTKWGRSMSAVGGNREAARRAGINVRRIHASAFVLCSTLAAAGGILAAARLASSSQQAGTGDVNLNAIAAAVIGGTSLFGGRGSAYSALLGIIVIQSIASGLTLLDLSSSLRYMITGAVLAVAVIVDSLARRSRVSHGRA; this is translated from the coding sequence ATGACCGACAACACGCAACGGGTTTCGACCGCTCGGTTGCTGGACCGTCGCGACGAGCGGGTCGCACATGCGGACACGATCGGCGGCACCATCGGCGCCTTTGTCGACCGAGTGCGGTCGGGCGACCTCGGCTCTCTGCCGGTGGTGGTCGGCCTGCTGATCATCTGCACCGCATTCCAGAGCCTCAACCCGGTCTTCCTGGCCCCTGACAATCTGGTCAATCTGCTGTTCGATTGCTCGACCGTAGGCGTCATCTCGCTCGGCATCGTTTGTATCCTGATGGTCGGCGAGATCGACCTCTCGGTTGGTTCGGTGAGCGGGTTCTCCTCCGCACTGGTCGGGGTGCTGTGGGTCAATCAGGATTGGCCCCTGGCGCTGGCGATCGTCACCGCGCTGGGGCTCGGTGCCGCCATCGGTGGCCTCTATGCCTTCTTGTTCAACCGTCTTGGCATGCCGAGCTTCGTCTCGACATTGGCCGGCCTGCTGGCGTGGCTCGGCCTGCAACTCTATCTGCTCGGCTCGTCCGGCTCGATCAACCTTCCCTATGGATCTCCGCTGGTCAATTTCGGACAGATGCTGGTCATGCCACCGGTCGTATCCTACGCGCTCGCAGCACTTGCCGGCGCGGTCGTATTCGCGACCGGCTATCGGATGGCCGCGCGCAGGCGAGCGGCGGGACTATCTGCAAGTTCGCTCGGCCGCCTTCTGCTGAAGGGTGCGCTAGTCGTCATCGTGCTCGAATTCATAGTGTACTATCTCAATCTCGCCCGCGGCGTTCCATGGATGTTCGGCCTGTTCGTCGGCTTGTGCGTGGTCATGAACTATGCGCTGAAGCGAACCAAATGGGGTCGCTCAATGAGCGCGGTCGGAGGCAATCGCGAGGCCGCCCGTCGCGCCGGCATCAACGTTCGCCGCATCCATGCGAGTGCCTTCGTGCTGTGCTCCACGCTGGCAGCTGCCGGCGGTATCCTTGCAGCTGCGCGGCTCGCATCTTCCAGCCAGCAGGCCGGCACGGGAGACGTGAACCTCAATGCCATCGCCGCGGCGGTTATCGGCGGCACCAGCCTGTTCGGGGGCCGTGGCAGCGCCTATTCCGCACTGCTCGGCATCATCGTCATCCAGTCGATCGCCAGCGGCCTCACGCTGCTCGATCTCTCGTCGTCGCTTCGGTACATGATCACGGGCGCCGTACTTGCCGTTGCGGTCATCGTCGACTCGCTGGCACGACGCTCGCGTGTCTCCCATGGCCGAGCCTAG
- a CDS encoding SDR family oxidoreductase, translated as MGQELAGKVAAITGAASGIGLECARTMIGAGARVVLVDRAEDALNSVCSELGENAIPLRIDLTDHASMAGMMPQVLERAGRLDIFHANAGTYVGGEVLDGDPDAWDRMLNLNVNALFRSIHAVLPHMVERKSGDIIVTSSIAGLVPVVWEPIYTASKHAVQAFVHTVRRQVAKYGLRVGAVAPGPVVTALISDWPKEKLEEEMAAGGLIQPTEVAQAVLFMLTRPRNVTIRDLVILPQSNDL; from the coding sequence GTGGGCCAGGAACTTGCAGGAAAAGTTGCCGCGATCACCGGCGCCGCCTCGGGCATCGGTCTCGAATGCGCCAGGACGATGATCGGAGCTGGCGCGCGCGTCGTGCTGGTCGACCGGGCGGAGGATGCGCTGAATAGCGTCTGTTCCGAGCTTGGCGAGAACGCGATCCCGCTGCGCATAGACCTGACCGATCATGCGAGCATGGCGGGCATGATGCCGCAGGTGCTGGAAAGGGCCGGCCGGCTCGACATCTTCCATGCGAATGCCGGAACCTATGTTGGTGGCGAGGTGCTCGATGGCGACCCCGACGCCTGGGACCGCATGCTCAACCTCAACGTCAACGCGTTGTTTCGCTCCATCCACGCGGTGTTGCCCCACATGGTCGAGCGCAAGAGCGGCGACATCATTGTCACCAGTTCGATCGCCGGTCTCGTCCCTGTCGTCTGGGAGCCGATCTACACAGCCTCGAAACATGCCGTGCAGGCTTTTGTCCATACCGTGCGTCGGCAGGTCGCCAAGTATGGTCTGCGCGTCGGCGCCGTGGCACCCGGACCGGTCGTGACCGCGCTCATCAGCGACTGGCCGAAGGAGAAGCTCGAGGAGGAGATGGCGGCAGGTGGACTGATCCAGCCGACCGAAGTCGCGCAGGCGGTGCTCTTCATGTTGACCCGTCCGAGAAATGTCACGATCCGCGACCTCGTGATCCTGCCGCAGAGCAACGACCTGTAA